A window of Rhipicephalus microplus isolate Deutch F79 chromosome X, USDA_Rmic, whole genome shotgun sequence genomic DNA:
AAACACGGGtattgcgcaatgatgtagaaaaatggaaaggttggggtatttcgatattcgcacgggccacaacgtgcaacttgtttctggtgagcaagctgtggtacgtaatgcaggttttgcactgcagtagaataagtgtacagaagatacacagagtatttgcaattttcatatggagctGTGTAagggaaagatcaagccgcacaaacctgttcagaaaagttagagatggcggacttggattagttcatttgtacataagacaacttgtcaatcgtttcctttttctgcgtgatgtggatgacccctttttgagaactgttatacaactaaggttatctagagtgctgccgggatttctcgtatcatcatcaaatatgcaaggaccaatacaagggtatttaaaagaagttgtttcgtctttccgctttttgtcagtgagattttcgttagagtatctggctgaagtaccacgtaaaaaattgtatagagaccttgtcgatgttttactgcctgttccattgtaccgtcagctatattgtgcaggcccaggacaggatgttctgaaacatgttaaaagaatgcttgtatcgccaggggtcaaaacttttttctttaaattacatactggtaccttaccagttaaaacgtggttgcaggataagggaatattcgtgccatggagcacaaattgccacttgtgtaataaaccggaaacaatagaacacgtgtttatagattgctggagcggggtctttttctgggacatactgcaaagaaccttgaaaaaagaattaccgttaagtccacatggcatccgttttcttttggttaaaaacgaggcaggtgtaccttatgatcttatcatgcttctgggcctgcacagtatatggaaaacccgatgtgcctttgaaaacgcggatgtagaagtgctagctgtgcgccaatatttttgcaaatctgtgtgccattttcttgaaatgctgaaaagccaagaggatgtgccagactggactgggtgcattgagcgattgttacgGATGCCCAAGTATTTattaatagtcagccaagagctgacggtacctcaatgaattctgtgggtgtattttgtgacgcacttgaatatggaccaatatgtaaatatgtaaaatgtgaacagtcatgatttgcaaggcaataaagaaaaaaaaggcagctgtggcgtagttggttaaagcaacacgtgaactggtgaggtcggtggttcaagtcccattgcagttatcggtactttctctttttttttgttcacgcatgtattgttttaacatttgcgcctcctcattagcccgacttgctgctggtggtggtcccgtccacaggccctttaatattggatcttcaatgactcttgcaggattgactatatttattatgataaagtgttttgcgaattagtgctcttaatcggcgagacgcaaaaagacacaaaaactcgaatgcagctggctgcattggtttcttcagcacaggtgtcaggaatgttgatttccgcAATTTAtgaaagttttgatgacagaaaggtgcactgcaacgtagtctcgggcaactttttttatgtcgctcagtgtagcATCACCTTACGAGGTAACCAATAGGCCGCTTTTTTTtaaaatactgacgtgtcaccgcaatgttctcggcgaccagcacttgataaacaatgcccaagggcaagtgccgacggcgttagcccatctaactacttgtctgccttgctcaatAACACGTGCGGCCTGTGACAGCATGGGAGCATTCACGCAGCAACGGacgagaacggccgtacgtgttcgcacttgacaaaacagacggcaatgcagtagctctggccttcggagatcacaggtttcgtaagaacattacaataaagttgtttcaatCCATCGTATGAAtacttcgccgacgcactggggtttcatgcatgtgcgtccggtcagtcacacgtgaaccgtgcgaaagcatttatttcgtcgtcgaccttgtccttcgcgacaagcaaaactcggcagcaagaacaatttcacctttgacaacaccacgcttggcattcagatgaagctgcggcgcggtggacggccgcgctagctccaaccaccaggttcaactaagcatccagatatcacatgaagcagcgacaacactccagtcctccttgggagtggcctaggctatggccacgatttcatcggagttttcaccacctaacacatcgcacgcggctaccatctcgcagtgtttacctttcgcagccgcagcgcccacggcgccccctgtattcaaaatacttgtaatatgttTTTAAATAACAAACCAACACTAATTGACTCGAAAAACGCCTGTTTAGTAAAAATGTTGTGGGTTTAACGCATTACTCACGAATAATTTATACATTTAACTAGCTTTAGGTAAAAATTTttttaagtgacgtcacttccgtccGGTGCAGAAGCCACTTttgtgtggggatggctgctgcgccacgcggcgcagaagACGCTGCCTAAAAAAAATTACATCGTTGTGTAATTTTTGCATAtgcatatttttattttattttctggcCATATCCTTCACAAGCCAAGACTAATCCAATCCTCTTTCTGAGTGGTTAAGAACGTTTTAGCGCCACACGTGTTTTGTTGCGTTGCTGCACTTATTTTTATATTAGAAATGGTGCAGTTCTGCTTGGAACGTTTTGATGGCGATGCGGATAAGAGAACGACTTTCGACGTTGTTGAAATGACTCGCGTCGTGAGTAAAGAAGAAGATGGTCCCTGCGAAGGATCGCAGATGCAAGTTCGGTGGCGGGACAAAGGGTTGTTTAAGGCTACGCTGATTGCCATATCAGGTAAGCTTGAATTTTGGTTTCTATCATACAAATATCGATGTCACACAAGCTGTTTTGATCACGTTCTGGACCGGATTTCGATGGTCGCTCCTGCTCGGACAAATCTTATCCGGATCGAGCTTGGCGCTCATGTCACCCCAGTTGCGACCTGGAAGCCGAATCTTGATACACAGATCGCTGTCGGGCCGGACTGCGATTGAAAGTGACCTTGTAGCAGTGCCTGATGTGGATCGGTGATCGCCGGGACCAAAAGTGACCGTGTGACCCCGGTATAACTGGTGGCATTATTACAATGTCGGCCGCGCACCACTTTGGCCCTGGTGGTATTTCCTGTTGCTAGGATTTTTGCATTGCGTCAGGCCTTCATGCTTTACTTTTCAGTGTAACTAAGGTGTCCCATGAGAAATTTTTATTGCTATCAAGCCCGAATAAGAGAAAATGATCAACACATGTACATCGCGATCTGGCTGACTTCTGCGTCGAAACTGATCTGGATTGATCTGCACAGTGTAGCAGTGACTTTTGTTAATCGTGACCGAGAAATATGGTCTTGATTGGCCCTGATCGTGACCAAACATGCCCGTTTTCACACTGATACTGTCCTGTCAACTGAGGAATGTGAATTTACGTAAGCTCACAGCTGTTAGGGGCTACCTTTTGCCATACCAAGATACACACCGCGGGCGCTGAAAATGGCGTTAACTTTGTAAGGCCTTATGATTTATCGTAATTTGCGCCGCATCTCACGGACTAATCAAATCGCATTCATCTTAATGGCATCTGTCATCCTTTGCTAGAACTTAAAACTTAGAAATACGTACTTTTGACAAAAATTTTGCTTATTACACTACAAATGTAACATTTGTAATAGCATCTATGGTTCAGACATATTTTGTACGTCACTTGTAACAAATCTCATGTGGTTCTTAAGGTTCACTTCATTGAAATTCACTTCATAATTGTACAACTTCAATGTGAGAGGAATGGCTGGAGTTGCTATGATATATGTTGCAATGTTTTGAAAGATACAAAGTCAAGCTAATGGCACCACATTGTGCTTGCTTCCACATTTCAATATACCTGAAAGCAGATTGGAGTTGGTATAATGCatgtttattttattattaacctaagctttttttttttcaaaagacacTGTTGTTGACATCATCAGCTGAAACATGAGTCATGAGTCACCCTTTACTGCCTTATGTCACGAATTCATAACATAACAAAAAACTTTGAGCAAGCAAGTCATGGAATGCGTGCCTCTTTAATGCCAGCTGTCAAGTACTCTTGGGGAATGTAGGTTTTAGCATGAAAAATCTGGCGCTATCTTGCGCAATGTATTGTATGCTAAAATAAATTGTTTTTAGCTTGTGGCGGAGAGTGCGAAGCACGTGCAAGAGCGCTCACTTTCGCTCTTTATTTTTTCTCACATGGCTGACGGGAGTTCTATCTTTGATAATTTTGTCAATTTGGTGTGTACGCACTCCAGGCAtggcacatgacatgttgcgtAGTTCTGAAGTACGTTTTTTATTGCGAGGTCCTCAC
This region includes:
- the LOC119161807 gene encoding uncharacterized protein LOC119161807 isoform X2; the protein is MVQFCLERFDGDADKRTTFDVVEMTRVVSKEEDGPCEGSQMQVRWRDKGLFKATLIAISEDCPELINQMDKAIAEYNRQAMADPKKSNLMAI